The Temnothorax longispinosus isolate EJ_2023e chromosome 7, Tlon_JGU_v1, whole genome shotgun sequence genome contains a region encoding:
- the Elys gene encoding uncharacterized protein Elys isoform X3 translates to MKELEEANCEIRRIVKLQFPVSNWLRNLEYGQSTNLQEHDVNDCRGGFLHNATYAWLSYGCHLTVFNAKTGESVSSWTFRGVVTSVSQFPAQSGEFPLLLIGIDNCATKLKDSSGLLCIFDCTTSRVLRAIRMPYGIEQVCVVAGGAEWEEFNDKRPDNVLSEMDGMACVALRNLHHIMIDLRRTVWDTHDSSVVMDETSPAEIDFSPMKQIIGRRQSIREKHAAYNLLNNRIEKHIGFNREDFESSPLLGESLTTAIISSTKIGCLISGCLGRVIIWQNDGSIGWISTPIDENMTITHLALLEPTDDPRPFYYLWVVFQDDMSKAPPILRMYAMQFERKYCDREINLYFSLEDDPSLKFESELNEGDKVVGLCSVERESNPEQTESVTRRGEDNLLLIATNDIVYLFDLNQWYKEQMPHTISECQNPNSILATYRTRTDAKGEGDGHVIGFTYIPQSLQEFSSNGPSSPEELFYPNSLSLEWVELNSTKLTFWMTRGIQTDLLREIATAGPVVLIQPFETFHRCLSVGLVPFNSEFSFASDQNAQREMLLSLCLEQRWSTFLIKCAMEWSDGSASYLYPTFLKWAVQRASTIKILADRLCIPLFDQSGISIGETDVKTLRFCSQQLECLSNVVGKLPSAAVDLMKQQRTLRRVSTYFQVLLWFYDVGLLPETHDLEEEKNEEKAAVATEAEAEAEAQAQAEEEEKQEEEEEEKVALSISLALRVPYPYEKLSMLYKEKRAQFLNNSDSDSKNEQDLFIDELITRECSILKAQWEREGGIVTRGCYPPPSLQSLLRSYLTDCHQTEAKEISCRHQITIYLLMDLAMLLQRLYPAVKQLIKYPSAFMMSPSLIKLTQAFWLLDHENYQEFLDTMTGQLVCDSDIKDWHHRLILRTLVRNNQHKLALVYLRVRKPPLSSIEEQGMAMSLSVEHGLLQSAFHCRPPCHYEQLLTSFFRACRRYNKLDEILHLVLDSEEEEVLVKFLEENKMEDLRLLYYLQRCRYTEVIDGSYPIRQYQSNLVKDVQSTTSSILGAYEMTLPDVAKQFSMRAAMTNSDADLKARYSRPMSHRKSHDRSRSIYETAITKARETYVRGEKCQIPFVSAPCTSLRLNNYGVNMNCVLFPTLLRKSRGKRTVDQIYKEDEEDDMSEGIKRRKLSDGNVSPSKRVSRELGVLGFQETFETPLVKRKPNISTSKDRVPETPQSILKIRQLVRSSTSPTATFQAKEATDRLSERERKVNRQIRFNINQSKKALVYEEEEEEEKEKEARGQGEEEEQDESETDVSLEASWKEASNDALFSPNANKSAYCESAVLSDGSSTSGKISCYARPRPSLRTSALKSSVQVPQEFCAKKASGSSANLSAAISSTEEMTKQPFVSGTPRRGSSLLSASVYSTTVLSSDSSVDISCPRRSGRISPSQWRSSTERDGRDKFAISSTPLTKIIISQTSVSDKRAMEVDDVNNAYEVEEDFNVLSESNRPEYVERSGCGGSDLAPEVEQRDALDKVVESKMRQSRFNNGRIAREDSPSLREKNYEMPALDEFEKVAESSPIFSDESDEEELLGFPNDEERDNDEHEETFESLATILEDAQMHLDSQVSASCSFHETWNPEYEAEATCSVTKPNGLQELQESVRVMGDVDLTDDDSANSRAVTPVVLDDEADNSSKEETHSMPIVHSERTLYDMSNITDDESDSSSPGETQEPKAENGRYSNLQKPHVMRNKVQVEKNCESDEKNRKADRRESVPKRDLAETLPGLDVAVHDESNKIFSSYIKLCKVDSGRIEVSAEGTAEERKLSGRETQSFSKKSERNEIQETADISESVRMTRSRRAGSTAKDTLDTSSARQVESEKVTRSRLRRASSMTKDSPSRNTLEISSHRLQSADAGKLARSREPIHETTLATLRLPTDRSLQEADLGKLSRSRRASSAAKETRVSSPLGKLRGRRASSLAKDVLMSSVTMDESVEPRGSENVDAPDARPSASARRGRRCTSVTMEMPRPAETKNSDSESVKDEQLPVRRSTRLASFTKKELSADAPVGAADWTERTLTSDDEEGENANKRSLRRVRKFSVSSDTDAATTNRSLRSSTRDWDEDQRSKEPSAVKVIANRKRGSSVPKEMTAQPVGSRRRRSGSVMKETIPEVAEPLGEREESERRPGPDETGTSAARNVEKIVGRLTTSTRARSASVLSVPEELEEILSPPLRETRSTRKKAVQSNARERRASSADVIRTEMKRRVRNVDATSRAVVSPIAEEFAEMSEDMANLERDEKDGVVDSEAAQSAPTPKRRAASVTTKETKKEGTVKPRRGRGRPRKTSVSQESSHLFSFSLPEKTDDVPLDEKEK, encoded by the exons ATGAAGGAGCTAGAGGAAGCCAATTGCGAG ATTCGCAGGATCGTGAAACTTCAATTTCCTGTATCAAACTGGTTGAGGAACTTGGAGTACGGTCAGTCTACGAACCTCCAAGAGCATGACGTTAACGATTGCCGTGGAGGATTTCTGCATAATGCGACATACGCGTGGCTAAGTTACGGTTGCCACTTGACAGTCTTCAATGCGAAAACAGGAGAGAGCGTTAGCAGTTGGACGTTTCGTGGGGTCGTAACGTCCGTTTCTCAATTTCCTGCGCAATCTGGAGAATTTCCATTGCTGCTGATTGGAATAGATAATTGTGCGACCAAACTGAAAGATTCCTCTGGTTTGTTATGTATATTCGACTGTACTACGTCTCGTGTCTTGAGAGCTATTCGA ATGCCGTACGGGATAGAACAAGTATGCGTTGTGGCGGGTGGTGCAGAATGGGAGGAATTCAATGATAAGAGACCCGATAATGTGCTAAGTGAAATGGACGGAATGGCCTGTGTAGCTTTGCGTAATCTTCATCATATCATGATTGATCTCCGGAGGACCGTATGGGATACGCATGATTCGTCGGTTGTTATGGACGAAACGTCACCGGCAGAGATAGACTTTTCACCGATGAAACAAATTATCGGTAGACGTCAGTCCATTCGAGAAAAGCATGCAGCTTATAATTTGCTCAACAACC gTATAGAAAAGCATATTGGCTTCAACAGAGAAGATTTTGAATCGTCTCCTTTGCTTGGCGAGAGTTTGACCACCGCGATCATTAGTTCCACGAAGATTGGCTGTTTAATCTCCGGCTGTTTGGGCAGAGTAATAATTTGGCAGAACGATGGTTCCATCGGATGGATCAGTACACCCATCGACGAGAACATGACGATCACACATTTGGCTTTGTTGGAACCCACGGACGACCCTAGAcctttttattacttatggGTAGTGTTTCAGGACGACATGTCAAAAGCACCGCCGATATTGCGAATGTACGCCATGCAATTTGAAAGGAAATACTGTGACAGAGAGATAAACTTGTACTTCAGTCTAGAAGATGATCCCAGCTTGAAGTTTGAATCGGAGCTGAACGAAGGAGACAAGGTCGTCGGTTTGTGTAGCGTTGAGAGAGAGTCCAATCCGGAGCAGACTGAATCGGTCACTAGAAGAGGCGAGGATAATCTACTGCTCATCGCCACTAACGACATAGTATATCTGTTCGATCTGAATCAATGGTACAAAGAGCAAATGCCGCACACCATCAGCGAGTGTCAGAATCCAAACAGCATATTGGCAACGTATCGTACACGAACGGACGCGAAAGGTGAGGGAGACGGTCATGTTATAGGTTTCACATATATCCCGCAAAGTTTACAAGAGTTCTCCAGCAATGGCCCGAGCTCGCCCGAGGAACTCTTCTACCCCAACTCCTTATCACTCGAATGGGTGGAGTTGAACTCGACGAAACTGACGTTCTGGATGACACGTGGCATTCAGACCGACTTGCTACGTGAGATAGCTACGGCGGGTCCAGTCGTCTTGATACAACCGTTTGAAACGTTTCACAGATGTCTTTCGGTCGGCCTGGTGCCGTTCAATTCGGAATTCTCGTTTGCTAGCGATCAGAATGCGCAACGAGAGATGTTGCTGTCGCTCTGTTTGGAACAGCGGTGGTCCACTTTTCTGATAAAATGCGCCATGGAGTGGTCGGACGGTAGTGCTTCTTACTTATATCCCACTTTCCTCAAGTGGGCCGTCCAGCGAGCTTCTACGATAAAAATTCTCGCGGATCGGCTCTGCATTCCTCTATTCGATCAGTCAGGCATTAGCATCGGCGAAACTGACGTGAAAACCTTGCGGTTTTGCTCGCAGCAATTGGAATGTTTGTCCAATGTAGTGGGCAAATTGCCGTCCGCGGCGGTAGACTTGATGAAGCAACAAAGGACGTTGAGACGCGTATCTACGTATTTCCAAGTACTCCTTTGGTTCTACGACGTGGGACTGTTGCCCGAGACGCACGATttggaggaggagaagaatgAGGAGAAAGCGGCGGTGGCAACAGAGGCAGAGGCAGAGGCGGAGGCGCAGGCGCAGgccgaggaagaagaaaaacaagaagaagaagaagaggagaaggTTGCGCTGTCTATCTCCCTAGCGCTAAGAGTGCCTTACCCCTACGAGAAGCTTTCGATGCTTTATAAAGAGAAACGAGCACAATTTTTGAACAACAGTGACAGCGATAGCAAAAACGAGCAAGACTTGTTTATTGACGAGCTGATAACGCGCGAGTGTTCCATATTGAAAGCACAGTGGGAAAGAGAGGGTGGCATCGTCACGCGTGGCTGCTATCCACCGCCATCGTTGCAATCTTTACTACGATCTTATTTAACCGATTGTCATCAGACGGAAGCAAAGGAGATCAGTTGCAGACATCAGATCACAATTTATCTCCTGATGGACCTGGCTATGCTGCTGCAGCGGCTGTATCCCGCGGTGAAACAGCTGATCAAATATCCGTCCGCGTTCATGATGAGCCCCAGCCTCATCAAGCTCACTCAGGCATTCTGGTTGCTCGATCACGAAAATTATCAGGAATTCCTCGACACAATGACTGGCCAGTTAGTCTGCGACTCCGATATCAAGGATTGGCACCACCGGCTAATATTGCGCACCTTGGTGCGTAATAATCAACACAAACTGGCGCTAGTATATCTTCGCGTGAGGAAACCTCCCCTGTCCTCTATCGAGGAGCAAGGTATGGCCATGAGTCTCTCGGTGGAGCACGGTCTGCTACAGTCCGCTTTCCACTGTCGGCCACCCTGCCACTACGAACAACTGCTAACCAGCTTCTTCCGAGCGTGCAGGAGATACAATAAGCTCGATGAAATTCTGCATTTAGTGCTGGACTCGGAGGAAGAGGAGGTGTTGGTCAAGTTTCTCGAAGAGAACAAGATGGAAGATTTGCGTTTGTTGTACTATTTACAACGATGCCGTTACACAGAAGTAATTGACGGAAGTTATCCGATCCGGCAGTACCAGTCGAACCTGGTCAAAGACGTGCAGTCGACTACGAGCAGTATTCTCGGCGCGTACGAAATGACCTTGCCCGATGTCGCGAAACAATTCTCCATGCGTGCGGCCATGACAAATTCGGACGCGGATCTGAAGGCGCGCTATTCCAGACCGATGTCACATCGCAAGAGCCACGACAGGTCGCGGAGTATATATGAAACGGCCATCACGAAGGCCAGAGAGACCTATGTACGAGGAGAGAAGTGTCAGATCCCGTTTGTCAGTGCGCCCTGCACGTCCTTGAGACTCAACAATTACGGCGTAAACATGAACTGTGTGTTGTTCCCGACGCTGTTGCGTAAAAGTCGCGGCAAACGCACGGTTGATCAGATTTACAAGGAGGACGAAGAGGACGACATGTCGGAAGGCATAAAACGCCGGAAACTATCGGACGGGAATGTCTCACCGAGTAAACGAGTTTCGAGAGAATTGGGAGTTTTAGGATTTCAGGAGACTTTCGAGACGCCTCTGGTAAAGCGCAAGCCTAATATTTCCACGAGCAAGGATCGCGTTCCGGAGACACCGCAATCGATTTTGAAGATTAGACAACTCGTAAGAAGCTCGACGTCTCCTACCGCGACGTTCCAAGCAAAGGAGGCCACCGATAGATTGTccgagagggagaggaaagtCAATAGACAGATACGATTTAACATCAATCAGTCCAAGAAAGCTTTAGTGTatgaggaagaggaagaggaagagaaggagaaggaggcAAGAGGACAAGGGGAGGAAGAGGAACAGGACGAAAGTGAGACTGATGTTTCCCTCGAAGCAAGCTGGAAAGAAGCGAGTAACGATGCGCTTTTCAGTCCAAACGCGAATAAGTCAGCGTATTGCGAAAGCGCAGTTTTGAGTGATGGTAGCAGTACCTCCGGTAAGATTTCGTGCTACGCCCGTCCGCGACCCAGCCTCAGAACAAGTGCCTTAAAATCGTCCGTACAAGTGCCACAGGAATTTTGTGCCAAGAAAGCGAGTGGCTCGTCCGCAAACTTGTCCGCAGCGATCTCGTCGACCGAAGAGATGACGAAGCAGCCGTTTGTCTCAGGTACACCGAGGAGAGGTAGCTCGTTATTGTCGGCCTCCGTCTACTCGACCACTGTACTGTCCTCCGATAGCAGCGTCGACATTAGCTGCCCAAGGAGATCGGGACGCATCAGTCCGTCGCAATGGAGATCGTCTACGGAAAGAGATGGCAGGGATAAATTTGCCATTTCGTCTACTCCACTAACGAAGATTATAATTTCTCAAACGTCCGTTAGTGACAAGCGAGCGATGGAAGTGGACGACGTGAATAACGCGTACGAGGTAGAGGAAGATTTTAACGTTCTAAGCGAATCCAACAGACCCGAGTACGTCGAACGATCTGGTTGCGGTGGGAGCGATCTCGCTCCAGAAGTGGAACAAAGAGATGCTTTAGACAAGGTCGTAGAGAGCAAGATGCGACAGAGCCGATTCAATAATGGAAGAATCGCGAGGGAAGATAGTCCGAGtttacgagaaaaaaattacgagaTGCCCGCACTCGACGAATTTGAGAAGGTCGCGGAATCGAGTCCGATCTTTTCGGATGAGTCTGACGAGGAGGAGCTACTTGGATTTCCAAACGATGAGGAGCGAGACAATGACGAGCACGAGGAGACGTTCGAGAGTCTAGCCACGATTCTGGAAGACGCGCAGATGCATTTGGACAGCCAAGTTTCTGCTTCTTGTTCGTTTCACGAGACTTGGAATCCAGAATACGAGGCCGAAGCAACGTGCAGCGTGACGAAACCTAACGGCTTGCAGGAGTTGCAAGAATCGGTGCGGGTGATGGGTGATGTTGATTTGACCGACGACGATTCTGCGAATAGCAGAGCTGTGACCCCGGTAGTACTCGATGATGAAGCGGATAATAGCAGCAAAGAGGAGACGCATTCGATGCCGATTGTTCATTCGGAGCGTACATTGTACGACATGTCGAATATTACAGACGACGAGTCCGATTCTAGTAGTCCTGGAGAAACTCAAGAACCAAAAGCGGAAAACGGTAGATATTCCAATTTACAAAAACCCCATGTGATGCGGAATAAAGTCCAAGTGGAGAAGAACTGTGAATCCGATGAGAAGAACCGGAAGGCAGATAGGAGAGAAAGCGTTCCGAAGAGAGACCTCGCCGAGACTTTACCGGGGCTCGACGTCGCGGTCCATGACGAGtccaacaaaattttttcgagcTATATAAAACTATGTAAAGTAGACAGCGGTAGGATCGAGGTATCGGCCGAGGGGACGGCCGAGGAGAGGAAGCTGTCGGGTCGAGAAACTCAAAGTTTCTCAAAGAAAAGTGAGAGGAATGAAATTCAAGAGACGGCAGACATTTCCGAATCCGTGCGTATGACTAGATCACGTAGAGCAGGTTCGACAGCAAAAGATACGTTGGATACCTCATCGGCGCGGCAAGTAGAGTCGGAGAAAGTCACCCGCTCACGTCTACGAAGAGCGAGTTCAATGACTAAGGACTCTCCATCGCGAAATACCTTGGAGATATCTTCGCATCGACTACAAAGCGCGGACGCTGGGAAACTTGCGCGATCGCGAGAACCGATTCACGAGACGACTCTGGCCACGCTAAGATTGCCAACGGATCGTTCGTTGCAGGAAGCGGACTTGGGAAAATTGTCGCGTTCGAGGAGAGCGAGTTCGGCGGCGAAAGAGACGAGGGTAAGCTCTCCATTGGGAAAATTACGTGGCCGAAGAGCGAGCTCTCTCGCGAAGGACGTGCTAATGAGCTCGGTGACGATGGACGAGAGTGTTGAGCCGCGAGGTTCAGAAAACGTTGACGCGCCGGACGCGCGACCGTCCGCGTCAGCGAGAAGAGGTCGCAGATGTACGTCCGTGACGATGGAGATGCCGCGGCCAGCCGAGACGAAAAACAGCGACTCCGAGAGCGTCAAGGACGAGCAGCTACCTGTGAGGAGAAGCACGAGACTCGCTTCTTTCACGAAGAAAGAATTATCGGCGGACGCCCCAGTAGGAGCGGCTGATTGGACTGAGAGGACGCTCACGAGCGACGACGAAGAAGGCGAGAACGCGAACAAGAGGTCTTTGCGGCGTGTGAGAAAGTTTTCGGTGTCGTCCGATACCGATGCCGCAACGACCAACAGGTCATTGAGGTCGTCCACGAGAGATTGGGATGAGGATCAGCGTTCGAAGGAGCCGAGCGCTGTTAAAGTTATCGCTAACCGTAAACGCGGCAGTTCGGTACCTAAGGAGATGACGGCGCAGCCCGTAGGCTCGCGGCGACGTAGGTCCGGTAGTGTCATGAAAGAAACCATCCCGGAGGTCGCCGAGCCTCTgggggagagggaggagtCGGAGAGACGACCGGGACCCGACGAGACCGGGACGTCCGCCGCTAGGAATGTCGAGAAGATTGTCGGTAGATTAACGACAAGCACGCGCGCTCGAAGCGCGTCGGTACTGTCCGTACCGGAGGAATTGGAGGAGATCTTGAGTCCGCCGTTGAGGGAGACGAGATCCACCAGGAAGAAGGCTGTGCAAAGTAACGCCAGAGAAAGAAGAGCGTCCAGCGCCGATGTGATACGCACGGAGATGAAGAGGAGGGTCAGAAATGTTGATGCGACAAGTCGCGCGGTGGTGTCGCCGATAGCGGAAGAGTTTGCGGAAATGAGTGAGGATATGGCAAACCTCGAAAGAGACGAGAAGGATGGTGTCGTGGATAGCGAAGCCGCCCAGAGTGCTCCTACGCCCAAGAGAAGGGCGGCGTCAGTCACGACGAAGGAGACGAAGAAGGAAGGAACGGTGAAGCCGAGACGAGGACGAGGTAGACCGCGCAAGACCAGCGTGAGTCAAGAATCCAGTCATCTATTTTCCTTTTCACTACCGGAGAAGACGGACGACGTGCCATTGGATGAGAAAG AAAAATAA